In the genome of Xanthomonas hortorum pv. pelargonii, the window ATCTGCCCGGACGTTTCGAAGTCACCACCCAGCAGGCGGTGGACGATGGCTGGCACGCCGACGACAGCGAAGAGTTCGCTTCGCCCGCATTGCGCACGCAGGTCACCGAGGAAACCGCACGCAGCATCATCAGCCGCAATCAATCGCCGGATATCGGGTTCTCGCAATCGGTGAATCCCTATCGGGGTTGCGAGCATGGGTGCAGCTACTGCTTTGCGCGGCCCTCGCATGCGTATCTCAATCTCTCGCCCGGACTGGATTTCGAAACAAAGTTGTTCGCCAAGACCAATGCGCCGGAGGTGTTGCGGCGCGAGTTGTCGCGGCCCAGCTATGTACCCAGCCCGATCGCATTGGGCATCAACACCGATGCGTATCAGCCGATCGAACGTAAGCACGCGCTGACGCGGCAATTGATCGAAGTGCTGTGGGAGACGCGGCATCCGTTCACGCTGATTACCAAGAACGCGTTGGTGACGCGCGATCTGGATCTGCTTGCGCCGCTGGCGCGCGAGGGGTTGGTCAACGTGTACTTTTCGGTGACCACGCTCGACCCGCACGTGTCGGCCAAGCTTGAACCGCGCGCGTCCGCGCCGCATGCACGCCTGCGCGCGATGCGTGCATTGCACGAGGCCGGCGTGCCGGTCGGGGTGATGGCCGCGCCGGTGATTCCGTGGATCAACGATCACGAACTGGAAGCGATCCTGCAGGCCGCCGCCGATGCTGGCGCCCACAGTGCCGGCTACGTATTGCTGCGGCTACCGCATGAAGTGGCGCCGCTGTTCCGCGACTGGTTGCAGACCCATCATCCACAACGCGCCGAGCATGTGATGAGCACGATCCAGCAGCTGCGCGGCGGCAAGGATTACGACAGCGCCTTCGGCACCCGCATGCGCGGACAAGGCGTGTATGCGGATCTGCTGGCGAGACGCTTCGCGCTGGCCCACCGCCGCGCCGGTTTCGATGCACGCCAGATGCCGCCGTTGGACACGGGGAAGTTTCGGCGCCCTGCTCCGCCGGCCAAGCCGGTCAAGCCGATCGAGGAATCGCCGCAGGGGCAGTTGTTTTAGGGGCGGGGATTTGTGATTCGGGATTGTGGATTCGTAAGAGCAGCCGTGATTCGGCAGTCGGGATTAGGGATGCGTCACAGCAGCAGCACTGCAGTCCCCGCTCTTGCGAATCCCCAATCCTGAATCACGAATCCCCGCCATACAAAGCCTGCGCCGACTGAAACAAGATCCAGCTGGTCGCAATGAACTTGTCGCCGCCGACCGGGCGGTTGCCGCGGTGGGTGTGGGTGAATGCGGTGGGAGCGATCAGCAGGCTGCCGGTGCGTGGGCGGGCCTTGCGTTGCTGGAACAGGAACTCGGTTTCGCCGTGCTCGAACTCCTCGTTGAGGTAGAGCGTCCATAGCAGATGGCGGTGCAGCGTTTCGGCACTGGCATCGCGTGGATACAGCTCGCAATGCCAGTACGGATAACCGCCCTGGTCGGCGGCGTACCACTGCAGATTGATCGCTGCCGGGCGCAGGCAGGTGCGCGCCAGATCGCCCAGTGCCTGATCGCTCATCTGCACGATGTCTTCGGCAACCAGGCGATGCGGGCTGCCGTCGTCGGTGGTGACCTGCAGCATCAGCGGCGAGATCAACGCTTGCGGATAGCGCCGCAGATAGCCGAGCAGGCCTTCGAACACCGCTTGTTGCAGGCGGTTTTCCACTTCCGCCCACTCGGCCACGCCGCTGATGCGCAGATCGCGGCTGTGTTTGAGTTCGGGAAACACGCCGCTGCCCACGCGCCCCGGCTGCAGCTGCTGGCTGGCGCGCATGCGTTGCACGATGGCCGCGCAGTCCTCGCGCGCGATGGCGTTGTCGGTGATCTGGATGAAGTCGGGTCGGTCCATGTCATGACGATAGTAATCCCGCCACGGCGTGCGCGCGAGCAGGCTGGGGCTGCCGGCAAAGTGGAACGACGCCTCACTCTGTGGCAAGAGAGCCGCGCAGCGGCGGCGCGTTGTCCAGAGACTGCATACATCAATACTTCGTGTCTAAGTGACCTTTTTCGCGCTACTGACTTCACTCTTCAAGAGAAAAAATAGCCTGCCCGCCGGCAATGTTGTCGATTAGCTGGTAATACTAGGAAATGAGATGAAAAGCTTTTTAAGGGCGTTTGGCGCAGGCAATGCAAGCAGCAGTCGTTCCCGGAATAATGTTCCGGAGCCAAACTCGCCTGCCAGTAGCAGAGCATCTACACCCCCGCATCTCCACCCAGTAATCCGGCGTTTTCTGCTCTCCCGAACCGGCCTCGCAAAAAAGCCGAGGCGTTATCGGCGGCGGTGGAAGCGCATGCATATTCAGCTCCGCCGGACCTTGTGACTTATGCTAACGCAACGCTGGAGCAGTTGCAGAGAAATGAGCCAATAAGTGCTCAAATTTTAACAATGGAAATAAATAATCTGCCTCATCTTGTCCGGTCATACGACACAAGGCTAAATAATCTCAATTTACGCTGTTATGACTCACCGCATGAGTTTGTTCAAGATCTGCATCGCTGGCGTAAGACAGGACTGCCTTGCAGGGCGGTAGTAAGGCTTGACGAAGAAGCCGGACGGTGGCATCGGGTGGCTTTCGACGTGCGCAACCATGAAAGTGGTCACACGAGCATCATTGCACTGGAGCCTGCGTCTGCACTTAATCCACAACATATGCCGGGGTTTGTGAAGATGAGACAAAACCTAGCAACCCAGTTCGGTAAAAATATATCGTTCGCAGTCATTGAGGCAGAAGCACAGAAGTCAAAGGATGATTGTGTGCTGTTTTCGCTCGACTACGCCCTGGCGGCATACCAGGAAAGAAACAGCTTCGATGAATGGCATAAAGATCTGCGGAAAAAGGGAAAGATTCAGAAAATGCGTCCACAAAATTCGTACCTTATGGGACTTGGTGTGTACGTGCTTTGCGGGATTGACTTATTGCCTGCAAATTTCTACAAGCATGCGCATTCCCGTCGTACTATCGACCAACTCGATGCGGCACAGCCTGGCGCATCGGATACTGATGTCAGATCCGGCAGATCCGCTCGCTACAAGGAGTCACTAAGCAGCAGACTGGAGCAGTTTCGGGTCGAGCGCGAGAAAAGCTATAGCATTTCAATTGAAGCTTCCAGAGCCCGAAAGATTCGTCATGCACTGGAGTCTTGAGGAACATTCAATGGAATGCGTTGTAATGTTGTTCGCTTAAGGAAAACGGCGCTTTTACCTACCGGGAGAAGCGCCGTTTTAGTTGGCCTTGCGACGATGCCGAGCTGTACCAACTTTGATCAGAAATCTAAATGCACAGCATCATGCATACCTTGAAGCGCC includes:
- a CDS encoding PA0069 family radical SAM protein produces the protein MATAIKGRGATGHLPGRFEVTTQQAVDDGWHADDSEEFASPALRTQVTEETARSIISRNQSPDIGFSQSVNPYRGCEHGCSYCFARPSHAYLNLSPGLDFETKLFAKTNAPEVLRRELSRPSYVPSPIALGINTDAYQPIERKHALTRQLIEVLWETRHPFTLITKNALVTRDLDLLAPLAREGLVNVYFSVTTLDPHVSAKLEPRASAPHARLRAMRALHEAGVPVGVMAAPVIPWINDHELEAILQAAADAGAHSAGYVLLRLPHEVAPLFRDWLQTHHPQRAEHVMSTIQQLRGGKDYDSAFGTRMRGQGVYADLLARRFALAHRRAGFDARQMPPLDTGKFRRPAPPAKPVKPIEESPQGQLF
- a CDS encoding 2OG-Fe(II) oxygenase produces the protein MDRPDFIQITDNAIAREDCAAIVQRMRASQQLQPGRVGSGVFPELKHSRDLRISGVAEWAEVENRLQQAVFEGLLGYLRRYPQALISPLMLQVTTDDGSPHRLVAEDIVQMSDQALGDLARTCLRPAAINLQWYAADQGGYPYWHCELYPRDASAETLHRHLLWTLYLNEEFEHGETEFLFQQRKARPRTGSLLIAPTAFTHTHRGNRPVGGDKFIATSWILFQSAQALYGGDS
- a CDS encoding YopJ family acetyltransferase, which encodes MTYANATLEQLQRNEPISAQILTMEINNLPHLVRSYDTRLNNLNLRCYDSPHEFVQDLHRWRKTGLPCRAVVRLDEEAGRWHRVAFDVRNHESGHTSIIALEPASALNPQHMPGFVKMRQNLATQFGKNISFAVIEAEAQKSKDDCVLFSLDYALAAYQERNSFDEWHKDLRKKGKIQKMRPQNSYLMGLGVYVLCGIDLLPANFYKHAHSRRTIDQLDAAQPGASDTDVRSGRSARYKESLSSRLEQFRVEREKSYSISIEASRARKIRHALES